From Clostridium sp. SY8519:
CTGCCGTGTAACGTATACATATAAAAACGGTGCCTTTCGGCGAACAGCGTATACACATAAGGTATACCATAATTACGTCATGTCATCCCGTGACTTAGACAGCAATCTTAAAGTACAGAACACGATAAAACTTTACTCCAAACCGGGGAAACTGAGCAGCCGCCAGCTGGTTCCCGGTGATTCCGTGCGGATCAATGCCGTACACTTTTCCGGACGGCAGACCTGGTATCGTACAGAAGTCAGCGGCAAAAATTACTGGATCAAGGGAATTACAAACAAAAAATATTACGCCTACCAGGAGTCAGTAGGCTGGGAACAGCCGGGAAATGGGATGTTTTCCAATATGATGCTGGCAGGATGACCGCATCACCGCATCGGATGGGCAGCGTCACAGCGCTGCTGACGAGGTGCCGATGGCTGATATGAAAATTTAACAGGACGAACAGACAGACAGTTGGTATTCCGACTGTCTGTTTGTTTGTAATAAGGGGATGTAAGGCTGCAGGCAGGAACGAACGCAGAATGGAACAGGCAGTGAAAAGAGAAAAGCCTGCTGAGTAAAAGTCAAAGATAAGTTAAAAAAGTGGAGGATCTGCTTTTTCGGATGTGTGGGAGGTTATATAGCTGCGGTATTCTGCAGGACGCATGCCGGTGGCCTTTTCAAAAAATATAGAAAAGCTGCCGGGCTTGCGGTAGCCGATCTGCCGGGCGATTTCGGCGAAGGACAGGTGCGGATCTGCGAGAAGCTGCAGGCTTTTTTCCAGGCGCAGCCGTCTGCGATACTGTCCGATGGAGTATCCGGTAATCGCCTTAAAAGTGTATTTCAGTTTGGACGGACTCATGCAGGCGATGCGTGCCAGCGTGTTCAGATCAGGATTTTCATGCAGGCGGTCACGAAGTATCCGGGCTGTCTGCTCGATTTGTGTATAGTCGGAAGAATATTTGTTTTTGCTGCCGGGGTTCACCGGTTCCGGAGAAAGACGGACAGCGGATAAACGCAGCAGTTCGGCTTTCTTTTGCTGAAGAAATTCTGTTTCGCCGCCGGGAGCGGGTTCATTTCGAATTTCAAAAAGGAGACGGTCTAATGTTTCGCCGGAAAGGCGCTGTTTATTTTCTCTCAATTTCTATCCCCTCCTGTTTTGGGTAAAAAAGCAGCTGTTATGTTCAAAAATCAGAGATTCTATTGACGGGCTGTTTTAGGCAAATTTATAATAGCTAACGATAGTTAAATATATATAACTCAATTCATATTATGCATACTATCAGGAAAAAAATCAATAGAGAGGAATCGAAAGGGGCAGAAAATGAACAGGAAAAACAAAACGGTGATGCGATCTGCAAAGCAGACGGCTGCTTTTGTGCTTG
This genomic window contains:
- a CDS encoding AraC family transcriptional regulator; protein product: MRENKQRLSGETLDRLLFEIRNEPAPGGETEFLQQKKAELLRLSAVRLSPEPVNPGSKNKYSSDYTQIEQTARILRDRLHENPDLNTLARIACMSPSKLKYTFKAITGYSIGQYRRRLRLEKSLQLLADPHLSFAEIARQIGYRKPGSFSIFFEKATGMRPAEYRSYITSHTSEKADPPLF